In Chryseobacterium camelliae, one DNA window encodes the following:
- a CDS encoding 4Fe-4S binding protein has translation MAIKITDECINCGACEPECPNNAIYEGAVDWKASEGTALKGTVTLPSGLTVNADAPQEPVSDDVYFIVTDKCTECKGFHEEPQCAAVCPVDCCVPDEDHVESEEALLNKKAFLHGE, from the coding sequence ATGGCTATTAAAATAACTGATGAATGCATTAACTGCGGCGCCTGCGAACCGGAATGCCCGAACAATGCGATATATGAAGGAGCCGTAGACTGGAAAGCTTCTGAAGGGACCGCTCTCAAAGGAACGGTGACATTACCGTCCGGACTTACGGTAAATGCGGATGCACCGCAGGAACCGGTGAGTGACGACGTATATTTTATTGTTACAGACAAGTGTACAGAATGTAAAGGCTTCCACGAAGAACCTCAGTGTGCCGCGGTTTGTCCGGTAGATTGCTGTGTTCCGGATGAGGACCATGTGGAGTCTGAAGAAGCACTGCTTAACAAAAAAGCATTTTTACACGGTGAATAA
- a CDS encoding acyl-CoA reductase — MHTENQVLGLTKLGRYIHTYLTEDPESQAENYSELETVIRKSQMENPWFTIESQKFALEEWAGLLTEGTLRHWLEGYTVSKTPKKVGLILAGNIPLVGFHDVISVILSNHIPLIKLSSKDRHMIPFLLGKWNEFTDGGIRYEMVEKLESFDAVIATGSNNTARYLEYYFKNHLSIIRKNRTSVAVLKGDETNEELQLLAEDIFHYFGLGCRNVTRLFIPKDFLIDRLFENFLNFSDIINHHKYANNYDYNRAVYLLNQDQFWDNNFVMLKEDEKLFSPLSVINFSRYESLDEVKEFLAEHSEDIQCVVAKDELGLDSVPLGEAQHPGLNTYADNVDTMKFLEVL, encoded by the coding sequence ATGCATACCGAAAATCAAGTTTTAGGGCTTACGAAGCTGGGCCGCTATATCCATACCTACTTAACGGAAGATCCTGAAAGCCAGGCAGAGAACTATTCTGAACTGGAAACTGTGATTAGGAAATCACAGATGGAAAATCCGTGGTTTACCATTGAAAGCCAGAAGTTTGCCCTTGAAGAGTGGGCCGGACTTCTTACGGAAGGTACGTTACGCCATTGGCTGGAGGGCTATACAGTTTCCAAAACGCCTAAAAAGGTAGGCCTGATCCTTGCCGGCAATATTCCGCTCGTTGGATTTCATGATGTGATCTCTGTGATCCTCAGCAACCATATCCCACTCATCAAACTTTCCTCTAAAGACCGCCATATGATTCCTTTTCTACTCGGAAAATGGAATGAATTTACCGATGGCGGAATCCGGTATGAAATGGTTGAAAAGCTTGAAAGCTTTGATGCTGTGATAGCCACCGGAAGCAATAATACGGCGAGATACCTGGAATATTACTTTAAAAACCACCTGAGCATCATCCGTAAGAACAGGACCTCAGTTGCTGTTCTGAAAGGGGATGAAACCAATGAGGAGCTTCAGCTTCTGGCAGAAGATATTTTCCACTATTTCGGGTTGGGGTGCAGGAATGTAACCCGTCTGTTTATTCCAAAAGATTTCCTTATAGACCGTCTCTTTGAAAACTTCCTGAATTTCAGTGATATCATCAACCATCACAAGTATGCGAACAATTATGACTATAACCGTGCAGTATACCTGCTGAACCAGGATCAGTTCTGGGACAATAATTTTGTGATGCTGAAAGAGGATGAGAAACTTTTCAGCCCTTTATCCGTAATCAATTTCAGCCGGTATGAGTCCCTGGATGAGGTTAAAGAATTCCTCGCAGAACATTCGGAGGACATCCAGTGTGTTGTGGCGAAGGATGAGTTGGGATTGGATTCCGTTCCGCTGGGAGAAGCTCAGCATCCGGGGCTCAATACCTATGCCGACAATGTAGACACCATGAAATTTCTTGAAGTACTCTGA
- a CDS encoding Bax inhibitor-1/YccA family protein, with the protein MLTNTLVAHSSDTEKADFYKKTYLHLALSVLAFIGVETILLRTVPVEVIAMMFGQRYTWLLIIGVFWLASVLASRWSLSQSRSTQYFGLGFYIVLEAVIFLPLIYMAAATAGGQVIFQAAMLTIAMFAGLSIVAFTSKRDFSFLRNIMIIGGFIAIGLIVAGSIFGFDLGLWFSVGMVILASAGILYETNKLQNTYTTGQYVGASLQLFASIMLLFWYILRILMSRRS; encoded by the coding sequence ATGTTGACAAACACTTTAGTCGCCCATTCTTCGGATACCGAAAAGGCAGACTTTTATAAGAAAACGTATCTGCATCTTGCCCTTTCTGTGCTTGCATTTATCGGGGTTGAAACCATTCTTCTCCGTACAGTGCCTGTAGAAGTTATCGCCATGATGTTTGGCCAGAGGTATACCTGGCTGCTGATTATTGGGGTATTCTGGCTCGCTTCCGTTCTGGCAAGCCGCTGGTCCTTATCACAGAGCAGGAGCACACAGTACTTCGGGTTAGGATTTTACATCGTTCTTGAAGCTGTAATCTTTTTACCACTGATTTATATGGCTGCCGCTACGGCAGGAGGACAGGTGATCTTCCAGGCTGCGATGCTGACGATCGCGATGTTTGCAGGACTGTCTATTGTAGCGTTCACTTCCAAAAGGGATTTTTCTTTTTTAAGGAATATCATGATTATCGGAGGATTTATTGCTATCGGACTGATTGTTGCCGGCTCGATCTTCGGGTTTGACCTTGGCCTTTGGTTTTCCGTAGGAATGGTGATCCTGGCATCTGCAGGAATCCTTTACGAAACCAATAAGCTTCAGAACACATATACTACGGGACAGTACGTAGGAGCTTCTTTACAGTTGTTCGCTTCCATTATGCTGTTGTTCTGGTATATTCTGAGGATTTTAATGAGCAGGAGAAGCTAG
- a CDS encoding DUF6952 family protein encodes MKLPVIRQFYQNQTPENLEKTLEVLESFCEFRGTSEEDLNVAGELITNICGALEVHANVQNGMSEKDALNSFAQKVLGSIDK; translated from the coding sequence ATGAAGTTACCTGTAATTAGACAATTCTATCAGAACCAGACTCCGGAAAACCTTGAGAAAACGCTGGAAGTGCTGGAAAGCTTCTGCGAGTTCAGGGGAACCAGTGAAGAGGACCTGAATGTTGCCGGAGAACTGATTACCAATATTTGCGGAGCCCTTGAAGTGCATGCCAATGTACAGAACGGAATGAGTGAAAAGGATGCTTTGAATTCATTTGCCCAAAAGGTATTAGGTTCTATCGATAAGTAA
- a CDS encoding thioredoxin family protein, with the protein MYTELTEDTLQNIVNDNEKVVVQYGATWCGNCRIMKPKFKKLAGENDSIPFLYVDAEKLPQSRKLAKVDNLPTFAIFRNGELVNQVQSNQAESLINLFNEL; encoded by the coding sequence ATGTATACAGAATTAACAGAAGATACACTGCAAAACATCGTGAACGACAATGAAAAGGTAGTGGTACAATACGGTGCTACCTGGTGCGGGAACTGCAGGATCATGAAGCCGAAATTCAAAAAACTGGCAGGAGAAAACGACAGCATCCCGTTTTTATATGTGGACGCAGAGAAACTGCCGCAAAGCCGTAAGCTTGCCAAGGTGGATAACCTGCCTACGTTTGCCATTTTCAGGAACGGTGAACTGGTTAACCAGGTGCAAAGCAACCAGGCAGAAAGTTTAATCAACTTATTTAACGAATTATAG
- a CDS encoding peroxiredoxin, with translation MSLVGKKFPSLTVDAMSEMGDDLRINIFEEATSNQQKVLLFWYPKDFTFVCPTELHAFQEALGEFEKRNTKVIGASCDTNEVHFAWLNTPKDNGGIEGVTYPLLADTHRQLANTLGIVDQDFEYDEEGNETFTGSNVTYRATYLIDETGKIFHESVNDMPLGRNVKEYLRLIDAYTHVQKHGEVCPANWEEGKEAMKADRSSTAEYLAKN, from the coding sequence ATGTCTTTAGTAGGAAAAAAATTCCCGAGTTTAACGGTAGATGCGATGTCTGAAATGGGTGATGATCTTAGAATCAACATCTTTGAAGAAGCTACTTCCAACCAGCAGAAAGTTTTGTTATTCTGGTATCCGAAAGATTTCACTTTCGTATGTCCTACGGAACTTCATGCTTTTCAGGAGGCTTTAGGTGAGTTTGAAAAAAGAAACACTAAAGTAATCGGTGCTTCATGCGACACCAACGAAGTGCATTTCGCGTGGCTGAATACCCCAAAAGATAACGGAGGAATAGAAGGTGTTACCTATCCCCTTCTGGCAGATACCCACAGACAACTGGCGAATACTTTAGGTATCGTAGACCAGGATTTCGAATATGATGAAGAAGGAAATGAAACGTTCACAGGGTCTAATGTTACGTACAGAGCTACATACCTGATTGACGAAACAGGAAAAATCTTCCATGAATCTGTAAACGATATGCCACTGGGAAGAAACGTAAAAGAATATTTAAGACTGATCGATGCTTATACCCATGTACAGAAGCATGGAGAAGTTTGCCCGGCAAACTGGGAAGAAGGAAAAGAGGCTATGAAAGCAGACCGTTCTTCTACTGCCGAATATTTAGCAAAAAATTAA
- the estT gene encoding macrolide hydrolase EstT yields MKRFGFFVLIFILTNSCMKAQKEKIINNGNVSICTESFGNFNNPAILLIGGATVSMLYWDADFCNKLANKGYFVIRYDNRDVDKSTTYSPGSITYNIVDLADDAVNILDAYKIKKANIMGISLGGLIAQILAIKSPNRVNSLILMSTGIWGTPDPTIPEMDKEIFNFQSKAESINWNDKKEVVHYMLQNSHLMAGRKPVDYSREEKRIEHEIDRAVNYRSMFNHSLIQGGEAYYDKMDEIKMPTLIIHGTDDKIWHFKNTEKLLADIKNSQLLKLEGTGHELNYNDWDIIITTINRFISNYPA; encoded by the coding sequence ATGAAAAGATTTGGATTTTTTGTACTCATTTTTATTTTGACGAACAGCTGTATGAAAGCACAAAAAGAAAAGATAATTAATAACGGCAATGTATCTATTTGCACTGAGAGTTTTGGGAACTTTAATAATCCTGCAATTTTATTAATTGGAGGAGCAACTGTTTCTATGCTGTATTGGGATGCCGACTTTTGCAATAAATTAGCTAACAAAGGATATTTCGTAATTCGTTACGATAACAGGGATGTAGATAAATCTACTACCTACAGTCCTGGCTCTATTACATATAATATTGTTGACCTTGCAGATGATGCTGTTAATATTTTAGATGCTTATAAAATTAAGAAAGCGAATATTATGGGAATTTCCTTGGGGGGCCTGATTGCACAGATTTTAGCAATTAAAAGTCCCAATAGAGTTAATTCACTTATCTTGATGTCTACGGGCATCTGGGGAACACCGGATCCTACAATACCAGAAATGGATAAAGAGATATTCAACTTCCAAAGTAAAGCAGAAAGTATAAACTGGAATGATAAAAAAGAAGTAGTCCACTATATGTTGCAGAACTCGCATCTTATGGCTGGCCGTAAACCAGTGGATTATTCAAGAGAAGAAAAACGCATTGAACATGAAATTGACCGAGCAGTCAACTACCGTAGCATGTTTAACCATTCTTTGATACAGGGTGGAGAAGCTTACTATGATAAAATGGATGAAATCAAAATGCCTACTTTGATTATTCATGGTACGGATGATAAAATCTGGCATTTCAAAAATACTGAAAAACTATTGGCAGATATTAAAAATTCACAGCTTTTAAAATTGGAAGGGACCGGGCATGAATTGAATTATAATGATTGGGACATTATAATAACTACGATAAACAGGTTTATAAGTAATTATCCAGCATAG